The Desertifilum tharense IPPAS B-1220 DNA segment TTCCAAGTAGCGAACTCGATAGCGCGGGTGCAATTGTAGTCTTGGGGGGAGGGATTAAACCGCACGTTGCGCCGCGTCCTTGGGTAGATTTTGGTGAAGCAGGCGATCGCATTATCCACGGTGCCCAATTGTACCGTCAAGGCAAAGCCCCTTTGCTGGTTCTGTCTGGGGGAAGAATTGACTGGAAGGAAGGCGGCGCGCCAGAATCGAGCGATATGGCTGCAATTGCCGAATTGATAGGCGTTCCGAGTTCTGCGATTTTACAAGACCCCACCTCGCTGAATACGTATCAAAATGCGGTGAATGTCCGCAACCTTTTGGAACCTTTAGGCGTTCGGCGAGTTTTGCTGGTGACTTCGGCTTTACACATGCCGCGATCGCTGTTAATTTTTCAGAAACAAGGGTTTGAGGCCATCCCCGCCCCTACTGATTTTCTTTCAACCCAAGGGGATGATATCGAGTCTGCAACCCTAGAAGGTCTGATCCTCAAACTCGTCCCCGATGTCAGCAATCTGCAACAGACTACCAATACCCTTAAAGAATATATCGGAATGTTGATTTATCGCCTGCGGGGATGGCTGTAAGTGACCCTAGCTGGCAAAGTACGCTAGCCTCAGAAAGTGGCGCAAACACTCCAATTCCATGAGCAACCCCTTGCAACGCATTATTCCTCTGTCTCCCCCTGAAGCGCACGAGTTTTTTCAGGTGCATCAAGTGAGTCACGCCTTTTATGAAGAGGTGAAGCATCGCGAGGAACTCGAACGTTACGCCCAATGGTACGCCCTCACCGCCCAGCAACACCAGCGAGAACTCGAACAGATGCGCGGTGAGTTTAATTTATTTCGTCTGTTTTCCCGCAGACGGTAAGCGCGATTAAGTCTATATACTGGGTTTCAAGGCAAATTCTCTCCAGCGAAAATCCCAAATCAGCCGATTGCACATCCTGCAAGCTGTTGGT contains these protein-coding regions:
- a CDS encoding YdcF family protein codes for the protein MFLFLSKLLPIFVYPLGLACVLIAVSGFLVWKRPRWAIILLGIAFAVLVLGGNGWVSTQLVRSLEWQNIPSSELDSAGAIVVLGGGIKPHVAPRPWVDFGEAGDRIIHGAQLYRQGKAPLLVLSGGRIDWKEGGAPESSDMAAIAELIGVPSSAILQDPTSLNTYQNAVNVRNLLEPLGVRRVLLVTSALHMPRSLLIFQKQGFEAIPAPTDFLSTQGDDIESATLEGLILKLVPDVSNLQQTTNTLKEYIGMLIYRLRGWL